Below is a genomic region from Arcanobacterium haemolyticum DSM 20595.
TGCCTACGTCGCCCAGCACCCGCTCTGCGAAGACTGCCTCGAAGCCGGTCGCTACACACCCGTGCAGGAAGTCCACCACGTTCTCCCGCTCGAACACGGCGGCACCCACGACTTTGATAACCTTCGCTCGCTGTGTAAGCCCTGCCACTCGAGACAGACATCCTTGGACGATGACCGATGGAGGTGAACACCCAGGGTCTACACCTACTGACGAGCCCACACGTTGCCCGCTGCCGCGTCGATCATCTGGAACCTCTCAAAACCATCTTGATGATGTTCGTTGGACACGGGGCAACGTCGAAAGCGTGGTGAGGGGTTGGGGCTCCCGATCTCTACAAGTGTTGGGAAGGTCAGCGGGCGGGGCCAACCGCGTGCAAAGTTCCTGAATCAAACAGGGTATTAACCTACCTGCGGTTTTACTTGTTGCGAAGCCTTGGTTGTCTCTCAGTAGCGACACAAAGGCTTAAGCGGTTTTATTAGGCCCCCAGCATTCACGTCTTTTCTAATTATTGAAGAGGTGTGGGTGTTGGGTTTTTTATATCAATAAATCGAGTGAGGAGTTTTCTCATGGATCAGATGGTGCTAAAAACCCAGCAGTGGCTAAATACCACATATAAAACAAAAACAGGGTTCGGTTCTAGAGAATGGTCGAACCGGATGGGACACGCTCACGCTTCAAGAATCGTTGGCCGAACGGAATCAGCAAAACCGATTCGAGCAGTAACGTGCATGGCATTATCCAAGGAGCCTTGTGGTTACTTACACTCTCATTTTGATACAAACCTGGTTTGGGGGCAACTTTGTTCGGTGGGGGGGGTGTTTTCCTCGTTGGTAGGCACAAAAGTTTGGGCGTTATCTCATTGCGAAATAACGCCCAAACTAGGGTGAGCAGATGGCTTTTGCTACTATTGCGCGAACTCAACCGATAGTTCAACAAGAGAACCCAGTTTACCGTCGGCAATATATCAATAGCTATCTGACTAGCGCTCCATTCGTGCTTATCGTTGCAGTTAATTCCTCTTCGGTTTTATTAGAAGCGATGAATCTACTCCCACGCTCGATATACACAACTGGAGATGCTGCCACCGGTCCAACCCGTGGCGGCACTAAGACAATAAATGCATCCGGCACCAGCGGTCAAAGCGCAGGCCCAACCACATGCAACTGAGATAACTGCCAGTACTGCCCAATTAATCCCAATACTGTTCAAACACTGGTTCAGCTTTCCCCAGTTCATGCCTAGCGGCTCAATTCCTCCCTTGCTTCCGGTATCGAGATTCACAACCGTTTTATTTGCCGATAGCTTGCCATCGTTCCACAGACGAACCTGAACCTTGTTGTCAGACAGCATTTCACCATAGACTTCCTGCGTCACAAGTTTACCGTTCTCCCATATAAACAAAATCTTGTTTGCGAGGGACAGCTCTGACTCAAGTGGTACAGCTACGATCTTCTTCGAATCAAGAGTATAAGCTTGCGCAGCAGACCACATAGGGGTTGCGCCACTCTTTGGCGAATACTTCAATTCTTTGGCAGAGAGGACTTGTTCTTCTAAATCCACGCCCTTAAGTTCAACCAGCGACTTGTTAGTGTTCGCAATAGCGTTCAAGTCTGGTTCCTTATAGGTGATTGTTTCTGACCTAATAGAAGAATAATTATCCGACCCTGCAGCTTGAGCAGCGTAAGTCTGTGTTGCCACTAAAGCAATAGCAGTCAAACATGTAACCACGCCAATCCCAACAGTAAGCAAAGGCTTGTTTTCAGTCTTACTCTTCATGCCTAAAGAAATAGCCACAACAAGTGACAGTACTCCAACAAGCCGGAAGGTTAAGCTGAAAGTATCCCCCGGAACTGCAAATGCTAGAGCTTGAAATCCAATCGACACAAACAACAATGCGACGATAAGCCGTTTTGAGTTGCCGTGTTCCGCTGACACACTATTTGACGATCCACTCATTGTCCATTCCTTTCGTTTGGCCGATATCGAGATTGAGTGTCGGAAAGAGGGGTAGCCGAGACCCTCTAAGGCTGGACTACCTTAGCTACACTACTTTAGCTTATGTGACGTGGGACATATTGTCAATGTATTCCAGGTTACAATAAAAGTAATCCTCGCCCACCAGATAATCTGAAAAAGGCTTTCTGGAATCTAATCGATAGTTGGGCTGGAACCACAGTTCCAGTTTTGGGAGGTCCGCTCACTATGGCTGCTCATGCTGATCGTTTGCCTGATCAAAGCGAAGCGAATCGTCTTGCATACATCTATGCAACGTGTCTAAGTAAAGGCTAAAGCACATTCACTCGTCGCAGGTGAAGCGCGCTGGGATATCTGTGTCAGGGTCTATTCCGATACTCGAATAAGTGTGGAGTGTCCCGTATCCTGATTCCCAGCGCACTTCCCAAGCGGTGTCATGTATTTTTCC
It encodes:
- a CDS encoding HNH endonuclease → MPIKPASPCSHPACPELTHERYCEAHTKAEDARYRKYQRDPKINRRYGSRWRKIRSAYVAQHPLCEDCLEAGRYTPVQEVHHVLPLEHGGTHDFDNLRSLCKPCHSRQTSLDDDRWR